In a single window of the Pleurodeles waltl isolate 20211129_DDA chromosome 4_2, aPleWal1.hap1.20221129, whole genome shotgun sequence genome:
- the TOR1AIP2 gene encoding torsin-1A-interacting protein 2, with translation MESSATVTPEKGIQCSSPMTTKLDNESTENINKGTNGFQVIDVSQNCAARSAASQDIDPNGSADGELESSSGSGSRCSPSQEFGDTSAVIEDRDPDGYKLLHKSTSEATEEVIITPTAEQETKDCQESDTVQISEHTHGSYQDPEIEDCQGSRPAEELYNIKSTSDKDKETASQLDTVATSNQDKGAQDSLETDTVQEFERPIAKQEQDAKGHKRENESICLLTQQMNSTSTNEKETKTTEERVTTQEVDILTSPPAGQEHCGLAVFDTSNRNALSTETLGPLTLVDSRKSADPHTTNDQKSVLPEANLDSRSEDRDRKCCSYGPSTDTQRQNMESDGPLDQQPRHSASRSQKKDIQEVQATNTGFGIVVISIFAVVLACAIPLYSKYYPAHPMNPSKSTALDEFLAEFERVRTSFPGQDQGLWLRGRKLLQKHLNSSHHLEPAIIMLTAAQDGERTLKCLSERVAHSYASSLKSSTVSIDGTRKTTMDSDLAKLKVDENLSSGFQAGGRAAVIHRLEQLPAGSLLIFYKYCDHENAAFKDVALVLTVLLNDKQLPKGIGLREVEEKVRDFLWSKFSSSSVPSAYNDMDVDKLGGLWSRISHVVLPVQPVERIELGGCP, from the exons ATGGAAAGTAGTGCAACAGTCACCCCGGAAAAAGGAATACAGTGTTCTTCACCGATGACCACAAAGTTGGACAATGAATCTACAGAGAATATCAACAAAGGAACAAATGGCTTCCAAGTAATAGACGTTTCCCAGAATTGTGCAGCCAGATCTGCTGCCAGCCAAGACATAGACCCGAACGGTAGTGCTGACGGTGAATTGGAAAGCTCATCGGGAAGTGGGAGCAGGTGTTCACCAAGCCAGGAGTTCGGCGATACTTCTGCAGTCATTGAAGATCGTGACCCAGATGGTTACAAACTGCTGCATAAAAGCacctctgaagccacagaggaGGTGATCATTACACCCACAGCTGAGCAGGAAACAAAGGACTGCCAAGAAAGCGATACTGTACAGATCTCTGAACATACACATGGTTCCTACCAAGACCCAGAAATTGAGGACTGCCAAGGTAGCAGACCTGCAGAGGAGTTGTATAATATAAAATCAACTAGCGATAAAGACAAAGAAACTGCCTCACAGTTGGACACCGTAGCTACATCCAACCAGGACAAAGGAGCACAGGACTCACTAGAAACAGATACTGTCCAAGAGTTTGAAAGACCGATAGCCAAGCAAGAACAAGATGCCAAGGGCCATAAGAGGGAAAATGAGAGCATATGTTTACTAACGCAGCAGATGAACAGCACATCCACAAATGAAAAAGAAACCAAGACCACAGAAGAAAGAGTTACCACCCAAGAGGTAGACATTTTAACCAGTCCACCTGCTGGCCAGGAACATTGTGGCTTGGCTGTATTTGACACATCAAATAGGAATGCTTTGTCCACAGAGACTCTTGGACCCCTAACCTTAGTGGACTCTAGGAAGTCGGCAGACCCTCACACAACAAATGACCAGAAGTCTGTGTTACCAGAGGCAAATCTAGACTCAAGATCAGAAGACCGAGATAGGAAGTGCTGTTCATATGGCCCCAGCACAGATACACAGAGGCAAAACATGGAGTCTGACGGGCCCCTAGACCAACAACCTAGGCATTCAGCAAGTCGCTCACAGAAGAAAGACATTCAGGAAGTACAAGCTACCAACACAGGCTTTG GTATCGTTGTCATCTCCATTTTCGCAGTTGTCTTGGCATGTGCAATACCACTCTACAGTAAGTACTATCCTGCCCATCCAATGAATCCTTCCAAAAGCACAGCGTTGGATGAATTCCTGGCGGAGTTTGAACGTGTGCGGACCAGTTTCCCTGGGCAGGACCAAGGCCTCTGGTTGAGGGGCCGCAAATTGCTCCAAAAACATCTGAACTCCTCACATCATTTGGAACCTGCCATAATCATGCTCACGGCTGCCCAGGATGGAGAGAGAACCTTAAAGTGCCTGAGTGAACGGGTAGCACACTCCTACGCATCATCACTGAAGTCTTCTACAGTCAGCATTGATGGAACCAGGAAAACTACAATGGACAGTGACCTCGCCAAGTTGAAAGTGGACGAGAATCTTAGCTCGGGGTTCCAAGCAGGTGGCCGTGCTGCAGTGATCCACCGATTAGAGCAGTTGCCTGCTGGATCCCTGCTGATCTTCTACAAGTACTGTGACCATGAGAATGCTGCCTTCAAGGATGTGGCACTAGTCCTGACTGTGCTGCTCAATGACAAGCAGCTGCCTAAGGGGATAGGGCTGAGAGAAGTGGAAGAAAAAGTGAGAGACTTTCTGTGGAGTAAGTTCTCTAGCTCCAGTGTTCCCAGTGCATACAATGACATGGATGTAGACAAACTAGGTGGTCTGTGGAGTCGCATCTCCCACGTGGTGCTCCCGGTGCAGCCCGTGGAGAGGATAGAGTTAGGAGGTTGCCCTTGA